The genomic interval TCGGTAGTACCGGTCCTGATATAGCCGCAATCAGCTTGACGTCTTCTGGCGACACCAATTGGACATACCTGTATTGTGCTCCGTTCGATGATGGCGCAAATAGTATTGTTTATGGAGCAGATAGCAATGTATATGTTGCGGGATTTAGTGCAAATTCCAGCGCGCAGGGTGACATTATTGTGATAAGCCTACCATCTGAACCTAATAATACTATCGAAGACCAAAAGATCATTGATCTGAATTCCCATTTATGTTCTTCAATCTTTTTTGGCCCCCTGCGATTGCCAAAAGGTAAAAAATGCAAGGTCTTCGACATCACTGGACGAATAGTAATGCCCGGCCAACTTAAGCCAGGCGTCTATTTCATTCAGATCGATAATAAGATCGTGCAAAAGGTTATCAAGGTAAGATAGTCCTAACGTGCGGTCTGTCAAACCATAGTCGGATTTGGCATTTTTTTATGCGAATCTCACTATCAATACAATTCGTGACTAACCCATATTATATCTAACGGATTTTAATGTCAATCCGCGCCGTCAAGATTTTATGGCAGGGCGGAATTCGGTCCGTGAAGTTTAAGTTTTGTTAAAAATTTTCTATAAATTATTCACCACTTGCATTTTTGGCGGAATTGAATATACTTATACATTGAAAGCGGAAATTCTTTAATTTTTATACAGAATAATCGCTTCATAAACCCAGTTGAATTAATAGTCGGGTTTTTTGGTAATATCAGGCGATCAAAGGAGGCAAAAAAATGGCGCTAGACACAAAACAGATCTTAAAGACTAAGATCGGAGACGAAGGCTTTAACAAGCTGATGAAAATAAACAATGATGCGCTCTATAAGTTCGTTGCTGAATACATTGAGCACTGCAATCCGGCCCGCGTTTTTGTGTGCACCGATGAACAAAAGGATATCCAGTACCTGCGGGATACCGCGGTCAAAAACGGCGAAGAACAAAAACTGGCAATGGAAGGTCATACGATCCACTATGACAATTACGGCGACCAGGGCCGGGACAAAAAGAACACTGGGATCCTGCTGCCAGCTGGCGTCAAATTCGACGATGCCATCGAGACCAAGGACCGGGAACCAGCGCTTAAAGACATCAGGCTCATCCTTAAGGATATCATGAAGGGCAAGGAAATGTTCGTTTGTTTCTTCTGCCTGGGACCGAAAAATTCGGAATTCTCGATCCCGGCGGTCCAGATCACCGACTCCAGCTACGTAGCGCACAGCGAGACGATACTGTACCGGGCCGGGTATGAAGAATTCGTGAAGCAGGGACCAAAAGCTAGATTTTTCAAATTCGTTCATTCCCAGGGCGAACTCGATGAGCGCAAAACATGCAAGAACTTAAGCCAGCGGCGGATCTTCATCGACCTGGCGGACGGCATCGTTTTCAGTGCCAATACCCAGTACGGCGGCAACACCATCGGATTAAAAAAATTGGCCATGCGCTTGGCGATCGACCGCGGCTCCAAAGAAGGCTGGCTGACCGAACATATGCTGGTCATGGGCGTGCACGGACCCAAGGGCAGGGTGACCTATTTCACCGGGGCATTCCCGTCGCTCTGCGGAAAAACTTCGACCGCCATGCTCGAAGGCGAAACGATCGTGGGCGATGACATCGCCTACCTGAGGAAGAAAGGCGGCGAGGTCAGGACCGTTAACGTCGAAAAAGGGATGTTCGGTATCATCATGGGCGTCAATTCCAAGGACGATGTGTACCAGTGGAAAGCCATTCACAGCAAGGGCGAGAAAATATTTTCGAACGTCCTGATGACCCCCGGCGGCGGCGTGCACTGGATCGGCAAGGACGGCAGCGTGCCGGAAAAAGGCATGAACCATTCGGGCGAATGGACCAAGGGCAAGAAGGACGCCAACGGCAAGGAAATACAATGCAGCCATCCCAACGCCCGTTTCACGGTCGAACTGGCTGAGTTCGATAACCTGGATCCGACGCTGCACAAACCCGAGGGCGTGGTGGTCGGCGGGTTTGTCTATGGTGGCAGAGACTCGGATACCTGCGTGCCGGTGGAAGAATCCTTTGATTATGTGCACGGCATCATCACCAAAGGCGCTTCCCTGGAATCTGAGACCACCGCGGCGACGCTGGGCAAGGAAGGCGTGCGCGAGTTCAACCCCATGTCAAATCTTGATTTTCTTTCGATCCCGATCGCCAAGTACATTCAGATCAACGTCGATTTTGCGAAGGACCTGAAAAAACCACCCAAGATCTTCGGCGTGAACTACTTCCTGAAGGACAAGCAGGGACAATTCCTCAATGAAAAGACGGATAAGCGCGTGTGGTACAAATGGATGGAACTGCGCGTGCACGGCGAAGCGAAAGCGATCAAAACCCCGTCCGGCATGATCCCCATTTACGAGGACCTCCAAAGGCTTTTCAAGGAAGTGTTAAAGAAAGAATACACCAAAGAAGCTTACACCGCACAATTCACCACCCGCATCCCCGAACACCTGGCGAAGATCGAGCGGGTCAAGACCATCTATAACACGAGAGTATTGAATCCGCCCAAGGTTCTGTTCGACGTCCTGGAAGAACAGCAAAAGAGACTGGTGGAATATCAGAAAAAATACGGCGACTACATCACGCCGGACCAGCTGAAATAGGACGTTGCGACATTAAGCATAAGGGGCACGTCAAGCGTGCCCCTTATGCTTTATTCATTGTAACTTTCGATATTTCAAGACTGGTAACAGATAAGAGAAATTCTTTGAAATTTGTTATGATTTTATAACTTGGCCAGTTAATTGGTTAGGTTAATCTGTTAAGGACATAGCGGATTGTCAAACCGATATTTTTTTAGACATCCCGACCCAATAAAATCTCGGCACGAATTCCGCCTTGCCCCGCTATGCATCATGCGGGATTAAACGAAAACCATAAAAAGTTGAATTATAGCCCTTAAAACCACCATAATCTCAACAGATATTCTGACATTGTGATATTTTACGAAATAGCGTTAAATTTTGACCATTGACAGTACCCGGCCTGCGGTCTATACACCCGGCGGCCGTGTAATTTGTCTGTCATCAATCAATTAAATAGAAATATTCCGGCAGTCGCTGAATGAATTCAATGTTGCAGATCTCGAATTTATCACACTTTCAGGGCAAAAACCACAACAATCTGTTGACAATAAATTTATTTAGTGTATTATTTATTGGCGGATTTATTAATAGAACAAAATTTTATGCAAGTATACTGTTTCTATTTATCGGCGCAATCAATGCCCAATGGCTTGAGACGACTATCTATGTTCCTGATTCGCTTAGTGGTGTTATTATGCCACAAGCTTTTACATATAACGAAACTAACGATAAAATTTATGTTGGTGGATGGCTTGGTAAATCTGTAATTGTTGTTGATGGTGTAACAGATACTAAAATTGCCCGAATTCCTGTTGGCCCGATTATTCATGCACTTTGCTGGAATTCAACAAACAATAAGATCTATTGCGCTAATGCTGCTAATAATACCGTGACCGTGATTGACGGCGCAACTAATGTTGTAATAACAACGATCACGGTGGGCATTTATCCATGGGCTTTGGTTTACAATTTAATCAATAACAAGATATATTGCGCAAATGGTCAGGGTGGCACCGTGACTATAATTGATGGTGCTGGTGATTCGATAATAACAAGTATCTCGACAGGAAACGGTCCCCATCGGCTGGTCTGGAATGCTACTAACAATAAAGTCTATTGCACAAATTTTTATAGTGGTAGCGTGAGCGTAATCGACGGTGCAACAAATACCCTTATAACAACTATTCCGGTTGGAAATTGGCCGACCGCGATAGCATGGAATTCAATAAACAATAAGATCTATTGTAGTAACAGAAATAGTAATACCGTAACCGTAATTAATGGCATGACTGACTCGGTGATAACGACAGTTGCGGTGGGTACTAACCCCGATGCCCTGGTTTGGAACTCAGCCGGCAATAAAATCTATTGCGCCAATAGAAATAATCGTACTGTGACCGTGATCGACGGTGCAACAAATTCCGTGATCACGACCATCCCGGTTGGATCCAATCCTGGTGCTTTGGTATGGAATTCAATCCGTAACAAAATCTATTGCGCTAATGAGAATAGTGACAATGTTACGATAATTGATGGCCAATCTAATTCAATCATTACAACGATTACGGTGGGAAATGGACCGCTGGCATTAGTATTTAATCCGAATGATAATAAAGTTTATTGCGCAAATGGCGTACATGATGTTGCAGTGGACAGCTATGATAGCAACGATGTGTCCGTGATCGATGGAGTTAGCAATTCAATAATCACGAATATCATTGTGGGAAGTGAACCCTTTGCTTTTGTTTGGAATTCAACCAATAACAAAATCTATTGTGCAAACTGCTATAGTAAAATATTAACAGTGATTGACGGCCTAACAAATACGGTGATCACAAACATTAAAGCGGAAGGCGGGGTCTTTGTATCCTGGATACCCTTTGCTCTGATCTGGAATTCTAGTGATAACAAAGTTTATTTTGTCGATTACAATAGTAATGCAGTGACTGTGATTGACGGCGCAGTGGACTCAATAATAACCAATGTTGCTGTGGGTAGCCATCCCCTGGCGTTGGCTTGGGATTCTATTAATGATAAAATTTTCTGTGCTAATTCTGACGGCAACACTGTGACTGTGATTGATGGTTCTGCGGATACGGTGATTACAACTATTGATGTGGGAAATTACCCTACTGCTTTGTTGTGGACCTCAACTAACGATAAAATCTATTGTGCTAATACGGGAAGTAGCACCATAACAGTGATTGATGCGATAGGAGATAGCGTAATCACAACCATAAGCGTTCGACCTGAGCCTATTTCTCTGGGTTGGAACTCCTCTAACAACAAAGTCTATTGTAATAGTTATAGCATGAATAGCTTGACCGTGATCGATGGTTCAGCGGATACGGTGATAACAAACATCGCAGTCGGCTATCAACCTAATCTCCTTATTTGGAATTCCATTAATAATAAAGTCTATTGCGGCAATGAAGGAAATGGCAGGGTATCCGTGATCGACGGTTTACGGGATTCTGTAATTGCGACTATTATATTAGGTAATAATAATATGGTTATACCTATTGTCTGGGATTCGATAAATAACAAAATCTATTGCGGCAACGGCGACAGTTGTGTTGTTCTGGTCATTGACGGTACAACAGATGCTGTGGTAACGACTATTGTGGTTGGACAATGGCCCTGGGGTTTAGTATGGAATTCGCTTCAGAATCGAATCTATACGGCGAACACCATGAGTTCGAATATTTCAGTAATTAAAGATGTTGTAGGAATAAAAGAAAATAATTCTACTGCTATAGTCAGCAATAAAATCGGTGCCACGATCCTGAGTGGATCTCTGCAGTTACCAAAGGATAAAAAGTGCAAGGTTTATGACATCACGGGCCGAATTGTCATACCGGAAAACATAAAACTAGGGATTTATTTCATTGAAATTGATGGGGTAATAACACAAAAGGTGGTTAAAGTTAGGTAAAATCAAATTTAATTAAAAAATAAGGGAAGTGATTTTTGGTCACTCCCCTTGTTTTTTCATGTCACGGATTTGTCACACTTTTTGACCGAAACAGGCCGAAACGGTCAGAAAGGCGCAAAAGCAGTGCAGCATGATCGCACCTCAGTCATTCAATAAAATAATGGTCAATATTTTGTCATAATCAAGGTTTATATTGCTCAGAAGTTGTTTTTATTTTGTTTTTTATAAGGTGATGAAATGCATATTTACATCTTGACATAACACCTGATATCCATATAATGCATTTAGAGATAGATCATGAAAACATATAAGTTTACCAGCGTTATTTGGAAAGAAAAAGAAGGTTATGTTTCCAAATGCCCGGAATTGGGCGTAGCGAGTTGCGGTTCAAGCGTCGACGAGGCGCTTAAGAATCTGCGCGAAGCAGTAGAACTATATCTGGAGAACGCCAAGGCATTGGGGATGATGAACGAGCTTGAGGCGGAGTTCAAATATAAAGAGCGATTCACCTCGGTACTTGAGGTGGTTGTATAAACAAACTCCCGATTTTATCTTCGACTGGGAACAAATTCCGCCCTGCCCCGCTATGCGTCATGCGGGATTAAACGAAAACCATAAAAAGTTGAATTACACCCCTTAAAACCACCATAATCTCAGCAGATATTCTGACCTTGTGATATTTTACGAAATAGCGTTAAATTTTGACCATTGACAGTACCCGGCCTGCGGACTACACCCCCGGCGGCCGTGTAACTTGTCTGTCATCAATCAATTAAATAGAAATATTCCGGCAGTCGCTGAATGAATACAAAGTTTTTCAAAGTCTTTGATTTTTATACATCTCGTAATATTGTATAATTTTAACCATTTTATTTTAACAAACTGCCACTGCTTTTAGTTAAAACCAAGCCGAATATAATACAAAAGAGCGGATTTTGTATAACACAGAATTATGGCGTTTTATAATCTATCCATCCCAATACTTTAAATGCTGATTCAAGCATGGAAATCGTTGTATGAAATAATTTTGTTCCTGACACACCTGTATTCTTATGTTCTAAGGACGGCATAAAAGATAATATGTACTTTATCAGGACTAGATTAGCAATCCATAATTGATTTTTCCCATTATAAGAAAATCGTCTGGGTTCAATGTCATCGCCATGTATCATATCATTTCTTAAACTATAGAAATCATAGCCCCACCATGCAAATTTTGAAATATTGGCAGTTAAATTAGCGGTTCCGAATTTATTTTTTTCTAAAGCCTTTTTTTCAGGTGGTGTTATAGGTCTTTCTTCTTTTACAAAAAACCGATCTACTATATGTTCTAATTTAGATAAAACCTCAATCTTGATATGACTTTTGCTCGAGATATTTAAGAGCACTTCTATGCATATGGTTAATAATAATATAGATGATAAAGAAGCTATATTTGTAAGCACCATGTTGGCATAATAGCAAAAGTCAACAACTCTTAATATGCGATTTCTTAATTCATTATTAAAAGAAGCTGAAAACAATTCTGCGGAAAATTCTTGAATAAAATCAATGTCAATATTCAATGGTTCTTGAATATAAGTATCAAGTGGTTGGTGAAACATATTGTCACCCCAAAATCGGTTTGTACCCTCAACTCTTGTAACAATTCTTTTCGGATCTAATGGATAACGATGTAGTATGAAAGGATTTGAGCAAATCATTCCATGGTTACTGTTATCATGTGCAATTCGTGTGGCAAAAGCATCAATAACTTGTAACCATGCCAACATGGTTATGGCAGAAACAACAGTATCACCATTGGATTCATCAATGATACATGAATTATTCATTTTACATAAAACAAAGTTATTGAGTAATTTACAATTATCATCTCGGTAAGACGCTAATATATTTCTTATTCGTTGTTGAGTTTCCCTTTCTTCCACACTGATTAAATCAAGCGTTTCCGGTATAAATATAACTCCATTTATCGATAATTCTTTCTTGATTTTTAACCAAGGCAATATGTTTATATGTTGTAAGTTCATCAAGTGGACTATTGTTCCCCCATACCTTTTTATATTATACGGTTAACATCTCGTTAGTCAATATTATTCCACAATCGTATTTTCAACTTTGTTAAGGTCCTCAAGTTTTCGCATTATGCCGATCACCGTCTGTTTCATCTGACAGTCAGTAATGTCATCATTTGCTTGGATGTTTTCCAGCATACTGGTTAGTTCCTCTTTTTTTTTGGAATCTTGGAATAACTGTAAAACCTATCATCAAGGCACAAATGCCGGACAGGTTGGTTGTGTTGCATTTCGCGCCATTATCTCCCGTAATTTCGTGCACTTTTTACATACAAATATTCTGAGAGTATTTTATCGGAATTTTTCGTTGCATTTTGTGCCTCAAACTCAATGAAATATCGGAGGTTTTCGAAAGGATACCCGGCCTGCGGTCTATACATCCAATGATCGTGTATTAGCGTCTGTGGTTAATCAATTTAAAGCAAATATTCCGGCAGTCGCTGATTGAATGTGCAGGGATCTGCTCGATCGGTATTCCTTGCATCTTGATTTACAGATGAAGCTGCATATAATACACGCATGAAGAAGAGGAAAATTGACAAGGAAATAATTTTCATGGTTGAAGAATCGCTTGACGGCGGATACGAGGCGCACGCACCGGGTTATTCTATTTTTACGGAAGCCGAAACCTTAGATGAACTGCGTATATCGATAAAAGATGCCGTGACGTATCATTTTGCGGACGGCGAAGCACCGGCTATTATTCGGATGCATATCGTGAGAGATGAGTTGATCCCCGTATGAAACTGCCCCGGGACCTGGGCGGCGAAGAACTTGCTAAGATCCTGGGTAAATATGGATATCAAATCACCCGTCAGACAGGCAGTCATATCAGGCTGACGACAGTATTCAAAGGGCAACACCATATGACTATTCCATAACATAAAACTCTGAAAGTCGGAACGCTGAATAATATTCTGAATGATATTGCACAATATTTGAAAAAAGATAAACAGATTTTGATAGAAGAATTATTCACTAAGTATTGATTATGGCATTTGCTGCCAGTCGCATCGTGCAAAGTTGGGAGCATAGCCGGAAAAATATCGACTTATAGCTGCGTTGATGTTGATAAAAGGGGCACGCTTTGCGTGCCCCTTTTCTTTTTGCTAAAATCCGTACAACGAGTTACTTCGCCAGCTCGATCGCCCGTTTTTCCCGGATGACGGTTATCTTTATCTGCCCCGGGTACTGCGTTTCCTTCTCGATGCGGCGGGCGATATTGCGCGCCAGGTCTTCGGCCTCGTAATCCGAGATCTTTTCGGGCTGGACCATTACCCTGATCTCGCGGCCCGCCTGGATCGCAAATACCCGCTCCACGCCATTGAAAGATGCGGCGATCTCTTCCAGGGTCTTGAGACGCTTGATATAAGCTTCGATCGTTTCCCGGCGCGCCCCTGGACGCGAACCCGAGATCGAGTCAGCGATCTCCACGACAAACGCATACGGCGTCGTCGGTTTGATCTCTTCGTGGTGCGCCCCGATGGTGTTCACGATCGTCTCGTTCTCGCCGAATTTCATGGCCAGTTCGGCGCCGATCTGCGCGTGGGGACCTTCGATATTAAGGTCAGCGACCTTTCCCAGGTCGTGCAACAAGCCGGCCCGCCGCGCCGTTACCGAATCCAACCCCAATTCCTGGGCAAGCAGTGCCGAAAGGTACGAGACTTCCTTGGAATGTTGCAGCAGGTTCTGGCCGTAGCTGGTCCGGAACCTCATCTTCCCCAGGTACTTGATGATCTCCGGCGACAGGCCGATGATACCCAATTCCAGCGTGATCTCCTCGCCGGCGTTCTTGATCGCCAGGTCAAGTTCTTTCTGGGCGTTCTTCACGACCTCTTCGATGCGCGCTGGATGGATCCGGCCGTCAGATACCAGCTTCGACATGGCCATGCGCGCGATCTCGCGGCGGAGGGGGTCAAAGCACGACAGCGAGATGGTCTCGGGAGTGTCGTCAATGATGACCTCAACGCCGGTCAGGTTCTCGAACGCCCGGATATTTCGTCCTTCACGGCCGATGATCCTTCCCTTCATGTCTTCGGACGGGATTACGACGACGGAGATCGTGGTCTCCGCGGTATGGGCGGTAGCGCAGCGCTGGATCGACTGCAGGACGATCTCCCGGGCCGTCTCTTCGGCCTGCGCCCTGGCTTCTTCTTTTATCTTGCTGAGCAGCCCGGACGCCTCGTGGCGCGCTTCGGCTTCAAGGTTTTTCATGAGCGCGTTCTTGGCTTCATCCTTGGAGAGATTGGCGATCTGCTGAAGAGCGTCTGTTTCCTGTTTGATAAGCTGGTCTAAGC from bacterium carries:
- a CDS encoding phosphoenolpyruvate carboxykinase (GTP), with the protein product MALDTKQILKTKIGDEGFNKLMKINNDALYKFVAEYIEHCNPARVFVCTDEQKDIQYLRDTAVKNGEEQKLAMEGHTIHYDNYGDQGRDKKNTGILLPAGVKFDDAIETKDREPALKDIRLILKDIMKGKEMFVCFFCLGPKNSEFSIPAVQITDSSYVAHSETILYRAGYEEFVKQGPKARFFKFVHSQGELDERKTCKNLSQRRIFIDLADGIVFSANTQYGGNTIGLKKLAMRLAIDRGSKEGWLTEHMLVMGVHGPKGRVTYFTGAFPSLCGKTSTAMLEGETIVGDDIAYLRKKGGEVRTVNVEKGMFGIIMGVNSKDDVYQWKAIHSKGEKIFSNVLMTPGGGVHWIGKDGSVPEKGMNHSGEWTKGKKDANGKEIQCSHPNARFTVELAEFDNLDPTLHKPEGVVVGGFVYGGRDSDTCVPVEESFDYVHGIITKGASLESETTAATLGKEGVREFNPMSNLDFLSIPIAKYIQINVDFAKDLKKPPKIFGVNYFLKDKQGQFLNEKTDKRVWYKWMELRVHGEAKAIKTPSGMIPIYEDLQRLFKEVLKKEYTKEAYTAQFTTRIPEHLAKIERVKTIYNTRVLNPPKVLFDVLEEQQKRLVEYQKKYGDYITPDQLK
- a CDS encoding beta-propeller fold lactonase family protein, encoding MNSMLQISNLSHFQGKNHNNLLTINLFSVLFIGGFINRTKFYASILFLFIGAINAQWLETTIYVPDSLSGVIMPQAFTYNETNDKIYVGGWLGKSVIVVDGVTDTKIARIPVGPIIHALCWNSTNNKIYCANAANNTVTVIDGATNVVITTITVGIYPWALVYNLINNKIYCANGQGGTVTIIDGAGDSIITSISTGNGPHRLVWNATNNKVYCTNFYSGSVSVIDGATNTLITTIPVGNWPTAIAWNSINNKIYCSNRNSNTVTVINGMTDSVITTVAVGTNPDALVWNSAGNKIYCANRNNRTVTVIDGATNSVITTIPVGSNPGALVWNSIRNKIYCANENSDNVTIIDGQSNSIITTITVGNGPLALVFNPNDNKVYCANGVHDVAVDSYDSNDVSVIDGVSNSIITNIIVGSEPFAFVWNSTNNKIYCANCYSKILTVIDGLTNTVITNIKAEGGVFVSWIPFALIWNSSDNKVYFVDYNSNAVTVIDGAVDSIITNVAVGSHPLALAWDSINDKIFCANSDGNTVTVIDGSADTVITTIDVGNYPTALLWTSTNDKIYCANTGSSTITVIDAIGDSVITTISVRPEPISLGWNSSNNKVYCNSYSMNSLTVIDGSADTVITNIAVGYQPNLLIWNSINNKVYCGNEGNGRVSVIDGLRDSVIATIILGNNNMVIPIVWDSINNKIYCGNGDSCVVLVIDGTTDAVVTTIVVGQWPWGLVWNSLQNRIYTANTMSSNISVIKDVVGIKENNSTAIVSNKIGATILSGSLQLPKDKKCKVYDITGRIVIPENIKLGIYFIEIDGVITQKVVKVR
- a CDS encoding type II toxin-antitoxin system HicB family antitoxin; its protein translation is MKTYKFTSVIWKEKEGYVSKCPELGVASCGSSVDEALKNLREAVELYLENAKALGMMNELEAEFKYKERFTSVLEVVV
- a CDS encoding 2-oxoisovalerate dehydrogenase; the protein is MKKRKIDKEIIFMVEESLDGGYEAHAPGYSIFTEAETLDELRISIKDAVTYHFADGEAPAIIRMHIVRDELIPV
- the rny gene encoding ribonuclease Y; the protein is MTFQILLSIAAIVIAASFAIFIYSKFGRTKIINASKEAEKIIDEAKKEAENYRKSAVIAAKEEWYQEKLNFERETQNKRKETEKAEKRLLEKELALDRREQIIIEKEKEVLTKEHNIQNRERIIQAKSERLDQLIKQETDALQQIANLSKDEAKNALMKNLEAEARHEASGLLSKIKEEARAQAEETAREIVLQSIQRCATAHTAETTISVVVIPSEDMKGRIIGREGRNIRAFENLTGVEVIIDDTPETISLSCFDPLRREIARMAMSKLVSDGRIHPARIEEVVKNAQKELDLAIKNAGEEITLELGIIGLSPEIIKYLGKMRFRTSYGQNLLQHSKEVSYLSALLAQELGLDSVTARRAGLLHDLGKVADLNIEGPHAQIGAELAMKFGENETIVNTIGAHHEEIKPTTPYAFVVEIADSISGSRPGARRETIEAYIKRLKTLEEIAASFNGVERVFAIQAGREIRVMVQPEKISDYEAEDLARNIARRIEKETQYPGQIKITVIREKRAIELAK